A window of the Chrysemys picta bellii isolate R12L10 chromosome 24, ASM1138683v2, whole genome shotgun sequence genome harbors these coding sequences:
- the SPOP gene encoding speckle-type POZ protein, producing MSRVPSPPPPAEMSSGPVAESWCYTQIKVVKFSYMWTINNFSFCREEMGEVIKSSTFSSGANDKLKWCLRVNPKGLDEESKDYLSLYLLLVSCPKSEVRAKFKFSILNAKGEETKAMESQRAYRFVQGKDWGFKKFIRRDFLLDEANGLLPDDKLTLFCEVSVVQDSVNISGQNTMNMVKVPECRLADELGGLWENSRFTDCCLCVAGQEFQAHKAILAARSPVFSAMFEHEMEESKKNRVEINDVEPEVFKEMMCFIYTGKAPNLDKMADDLLAAADKYALERLKVMCEDALCSNLSVENAAEILILADLHSADQLKTQAVDFINYHASDVMETSGWKSMVVSHPHLVAEAYRSLASAQCPFLGPPRKRLKQS from the exons ATGTCAAGGGTTCCGAGTCCTCCTCCTCCGGCAGAAATGTCGAGTGGACCTGTAGCAGAAAGCTGGTGCTACACTCAG ATTAAGGTGGTAAAGTTTTCATACATGTGGACCATAAACAATTTCAGCTTCTGCCGGGAGGAAATGGGTGAGGTCATCAAAAGTTCAACCTTTTCATCAGGAGCCAATGATAAACTGAAATG GTGTTTGCGTGTGAACCCTAAGGGCTTGGATGAAGAAAGTAAAGATTACCTGTCCCTTTACCTATTATTGGTTAGCTGTCCAAAGAGTGAAGTTCGTGCAAAGTTCAAATTCTCCATCCTCAATGCTAAAGGAGAAGAAACAAAAGCAATGG AGAGCCAGCGAGCATATCGATTTGTACAGGGCAAGGACTGGggattcaagaagttcattagaAGAGACTTTCTCTTGGATGAGGCCAATGGACTTCTTCCAGACGACAAACTCACTCTCTTCTGTGAG GTGAGTGTGGTACAGGACTCAGTCAATATCTCTGGCCAGAACACCATGAACATGGTGAAGGTACCTGAGTGCCGTTTGGCGGATGAGTTAGGAGGACTCTGGGAGAATTCTCGCTTCACAGACTGCTGTCTGTGTGTTGCAGGCCAGGAGTTCCAGGCTCACAAAGCCATACTGGCAG cacgttCCCCAGTTTTCAGTGCCATGTTTGAACATGAGATGGAAGAAAGTAAAAAG AATCGGGTTGAAATCAATGATGTGGAACCTGAAGTTTTTAAGGAAATGATGTGCTTTATTTACACGGGGAAGGCACCAAACCTCGACAAAATGGCTGACGATTTGCTGGCAGCTGCTGACAAG TATGCTCTGGAACGCTTGAAGGTGATGTGCGAGGATGCACTGTGCAGTAACCTGTCTGTGGAAAACGCAGCTGAGATTCTCATCCTGGCTGACCTACACAGTGCTGATCAGCTAAAAACTCAAGCTGTGGACTTCATTAACTA TCATGCTTCTGATGTCATGGAGACCTCAGGCTGGAAGTCCATGGTGGTATCGCATCCTCATTTGGTGGCTGAGGCCTATCGCTCTTTGGCTTCTGCACAGTGTCCCTTCCTGGGACCACCACGTAAGCGACTGAAGCAATCCTAA